The Micromonospora sp. NBC_00421 DNA window GTCACCCCGGCCACGGTGAGATACGCCCGTGCCCGCGCGGCGGCCAACTCCGCGTCGGGGAGCAGCCCGGCATCGTCGGCGAGGACGAGCAGCCGGGCCAGGTGGGCCGGGGACCGGCCGGACTGCTGCCCGGCCAGCATGGTGAAGTGCTCCTGGTGCCCGGCCAGCCAGGCCAGGAACACGATGCCGGTCTTGTAGAACCAGGTCGGCGCAGCGAACAGGTGCCGGGCCAGGGGCAGGGTCGGGGCGAACACCGCGTCGTACCGGTCCAGGTCACCGGCGTCGAGGGCGGCGAGCGCGGTGGCGGCGGCCGGCGCGATGGCGGCGAAGACGCCGAGCAGCGCGTCGGAGTGGCCCTGTGCGTCACCCCGGATCAGCTCCGGGTAGTGGAAGTCGTCGCCGGTGTAGAGGCGTACCCCGGCGGGCAGGCGGCGGCGCAGCGCGACCTCCCGCCCCGCGTCGAGCAGGGACACCTTGATCCCGTCGACCTTCCCCTGGTGCCCCTTGATCAGGTGCAGCACCGTCTCGGTGGCCTCGTCCAGGTCGGTCGAGCCCCAGTAACCGGCCAGCGCCGGGTCGAACATGTCACCGAGCCAGTGCAGCACCACCGGCTGGTCGGCGGCGGCGAGCAGTTCGTCGTAGACCCGCAGGTAGTCGTCGGGGGCGGTGGCGGCGGCGGCCAGGTGACGGCTGCACATCAGCACCGGTCGGGCGCCTGCGGCGCAGACGTCGGCGAGCTGTTCGGCGTACGCCCGGGTCACCTGGGGCAGCGTCGCCGGCCCGGGTGGGAGCTGGTCGGTGGCGACCCCGGCGACGATCCGGCCGCCGACCGCGCGGGCCTCGGCGGCGCTGCGCCGGATCAGCTCCCGGGTGGCCGGGTGGTCCAGGCCCGCGCCGCGCTGGGCGGTGTCCATCGCCTCGGCCACCCCCAGCCCGTACGACCAGAGGTGGTGCCGGAAGGCGAGCGTGCCCTCCCAGTCGACGGCGGCCGGGGCACCGGGGACGTTCTCCGCCCGGGGGTCGGCGACGACGTGCGCGGCGGCGTACGCCACCCGGCTGGTGGACGGGCCGGTGGGGCGGTCGTGGCCGGCGCTGCCGCGCAGCCGGTGGGTGCTGCCGTCGGGCAGTCGGACGGCGGTCACCGGGACAGCTCCGGCACCTCGACCCGGCGGCCCTCCCGGGCCGAGCGCAGCCCCAGCTCGGCGAGCTGCACGCCGCGCGCCCCGGCCAGGAAGTCCCAGGCGAACGGGGTGCCGGTGACGACGTGCCGCAGGAACGCCTCCCACTGCACCTTGAAGCCGTTGTCGAACTCCTCGTTGTCGGGCACCTCGGTCCACTGTGCCCGGAAGTCCTCGGTGGCGGGCAGGTCGGGGTTCCAGACCGGCTTGGGGGTTACCGCCCGGTGCTGGGCGCGGCAGCGGCGCAGCCCGGCGACGGCGCTGCCCTCGGTGCCGTCGACCTGGAACTCGACGAGTTCGTCGCGGTGCACCCGGGTGGCCCAGGACGAGTTGAGCGCGGCGACCACCCCGCCGTCGAGTTCGAAGATGCCGTAGGCCGCGTCGTCGGCGGTGGCCGGGTAGGGCCGGCCGGCCTCGTCGACCCGCTGGGGGATGTGGGTGGCGGCCACGCAGGTGACCGCCCGGACCGGGGCGAACAGCTCCTCGAGCACGTACTGCCAGTGCGGGAACATGTCCATCACGATGCCGCCGCCGTCCTCGGTGCGGTAGTTCCACGAGGGCCGTTGGGCGGGCTGCCAGTCGCCCTCGAAGACCCAGTAGCCGAACTCGCCGCGGACGGACAGGATGCGGCCGAAGAAGCCGCCGTCGATCAGCCGCTTGAGCTTGCGCAGCCCGGGGAGGAAGAGCTTGTCCTGGACGACACCGGTGCGGATGCCGGCGGCGTCGGCGGCCCGGACCAGCTCCAACGCGGCAGCGCTGGACTCGGCGAGCGGCTTCTCGGTGTAGATGTGCTTGCCGGCCTCGATGGCCTGGCGGATCGCCTTCTCCCGTTGCTGGGTCACCTGGGCGTCGAAGTAGATCTCCGCGTCGTCGCGGGCGAGGGCGGCGGCGAGGTCGGTGGTCCAGTCGGTGAGGCCGTGCCGTTCCGCGACCGCCCGCAGCCGGGTCTCGTCCCGGCCGACGAGGATCGGCTCGGGCCAGACCCGGGTGCCGTCGGCCAACGCCAGGCCGCCCTGCTCGCGGAGGGCGAGCAGGGAGCGGACCAGGTGCTGGCGGTAGCCCATCCGACCGGTGACGCCGTTGACGATGATGCCGATCGACCTTCGGGTCATGGTCGTTCTTCCCCTCTGCACGTCACATAGGTAAGCGCTTTCCTAGCAGCCTAGGTGGCCGCCCGACCACGGGGCAAGGGCCAGCTCCCACCGTTGCGGTAACCTGTCCGCTACCGCGCGGCCCGCCTCGGGGCCGGACACTTTCGGGGGTGCCCATGGCGACGCTGGCCGATGTCGCCCGCCGCGCCGGGGTCTCCCCCGCCACCGCCTCCCGGGTGATCAACGGCAGCAGCAAACCGGTCGCCGAGGAGCTGCGCGAGCGGGTGCTGCGAGCCGTCGCCGACCTGCGGTACGTGCCGAACGCGCACGCCCAGCTGCTGGCCAGGCCGCAGCGCAGCGTGGTCGGCGTGGTGGTGCACGACGTCTCCGACCCGTACTTCGCCGAGCTGACCCGGGGGCTGCAACGGGTCGCCACCGACCACGGCCGGCTGGTCATCATCTGCAACAGCTACCGCGACCCGGAACGCGAGCTGGAGTACGTGGAGATGCTGCGCGCCCAGCAGGTCGCCGCGATCGTGCTGGCCGGGTCCGGCTACCACGACGCCACCTTCACCGCCCGGCTCGCCGAGAAGCTGGCCGCCTACGAGGCGACCGGCGGCCGGGTGGCGGTGGTCGGCCGGCACGAGCACCCCGGCGACGCGGTGATGCCGGCCAACACCGACGGCGGCCGGTTGCTCGGCGAGGAGCTGCTGCGCCAGGGGCACACCCGGATCGGGGTGGTCGCCGGCCCGCAGGTGCTGACCACCATCACCGACCGGCTCGACGGGCTGCGCGCCGCGCTCGCCGACGGCGGCCACCCGCTGCCCGAAGAGCGGATCCGGTACGCCGACTTCGACCGCGACGGTGGCGCCCGCGCCGCCGGTGAACTGCTCGACGCCGTCCCCGGACTGACCGCCCTGGTGGCGTTGAACGACTCGATGGCCGTCGGCGCGTTGACCCTGCTGCGTGCCCGCGACGTGCCGGTCCCCGGGCGGGTGTCGGTCGTGGGCTTCGACGACATGCCGGTCGCCGCCGACGTCACCCCGGCACTGACCACCGTCCGGCTGCCGCTTGTGGAGCTGGGTGCACGGGCGATGACCCTGGCCCTGGGCCCGGCCGCCGACCGCTCCCGGGTCGAGGTGCTGCCGGCCACCCTGGTCGTCCGGGACAGCCTCGGCCCCGCCCCGGCCTGACCAGCCCGTACCGCGCCGGCCGACCGGTTCGACTGTGCGCACCGGCTCAGGCCGGGGTGGTCGCCAACTCGGCGAGGCGGTCGATCTGCCGGGGGTCGGACAGCGCCGAACCCACCGCCACCACCCGTACCCCGGCGGCGAGGAAGTCGGCGGCGTTGCCCGCGTCGATCCCCCCGGTGGCCACGAACCGCAACTCCGGCAGCGGACCGGCGACCGCCTTGAACCACTGTGGACCGAGACTGACCGCCGGGAAAGCCTTGAGCCAGATCAGCCCGTGGTCGAGCGCGAGCTGTGCCTCGGTGGGGGTGGCCACCCCGGGCAGGTGCGGGATGCCGTAGCTGACCGCCGCGTCGGCCACCGCCAGGTCCAGCCCGGGGGCGACGGTGAAGGCCGCCCCGGCGCTGGCGGCCTGCCGTACCTGGGCAGGGGTCCGCACCGTGCCGGCCCCCACCCGCCGGCCCCGGTCCTTGCCGGCCTCCACCGCCGCCCGCAGGGAGAGCGTGGCGTCCGGGGTACGGATCGGCACCTCGACCACGTCGATGCCGAGGTCCCAGGCCCGTTCGGCGAGCCGGACGGTCTCCGTCGGGGGCAGGTCGCGCAGGATCACCATCACCCGCGCGGTGCCGAACAGGGGTGCGAAGTCGTGCGCGGTCATCAACCGTTCCTTCCGGTGGCAGGGGTGGTGAGCAGGCCGGCGTCGACCAGGTCCAGGCCGGCCCACTCCGGTGCCGGCAGGGCGAGGAGCCGGTCGGCCAGCGCCCGTCGCGGCGGCGGAGCGGTGTCTCCCGCGACGGTCAGGGTGGGGGCCGCGCAGAGGTGCCCGAGCCGCAGGCAGCGGTCCAGGTCGAGGCCGCGCAGCAGCCCCGACAGGCAGCCGGCGGCGAAGGCGTCACCGGCACCCACCGGCTCGTGCACCGGCACCCGCAGCGCGGGGACGAAGACGGTCGGCCCGCTGCGCGGCAGCGCGGTGACCCCGACGTCGGCGTCCTTGACCACCACCAGGTCCGGGCCGGGCAGCAGGTCGCGCACGGCGGTCGGGTCGGTGACCCCCCACAGGGTGTGCGCCTCGTCCAGCCCGACGAGGACCACGTCGGCCGCGTCGGCGAGCCCGCGCAGCACCGGTGCGGCGTCCTCGGCCGACCAGAGCCGGGCCCGGTGGTTGACGTCGAAGGTGACCCGGGCGACGGGCAGCGGTCGGTCGGTGATCGCCCGGCGGACCAGGGCCGCACAGGACGGTGAGAGGGCGGCGGTCACCCCGGACAGGTGCAGCAGCCGGACCCCGGCCAGCCTCGGGTCGTCGAGCACCCCGGGGTCGAGGCGGGAGGCCGCTGAGCCGGACCGGTAGTAGTGCACGGCGGTGCCGCCCGGTGCCGGGTCCTTGAGATAGACACCGGTCGGCGCGGTCGGGTCGACGGTGACCAGGCTGGTGTCCACGCCGGTGGCGCCGACGTGCCGCCGCACCCGCCTGCCGAACGGGTCGTCGCCGACCCGGCTCACCCAGGCGGTCCGGTGGCCGAGCCCGGCGAGTGCGGAGGCCACGTTGGACTCCGCCCCGCCGACCGAGACGCCCAACCGGTCGGCGGCCTCCAGCGGCCCGGTCGGATCCGGGCTGAGCACCACCATCGACTCGCCGACGGTGGCCACCTCGGGTCCGGCCGGCACGGGCCCACCGGGGGGCGACTCCGCGCCGGACGGCCGGTCGGCGGTCACCCCGGCTCCGCGGCGGCGAGCAGGGCGGTCACGCCGGCCCGGTCGTGCACCCCGTCGGCGACAAGCACCCGGTGCTGCCCGGTCCGCCGCCCACCGGCGGGCACCACGGCCGGCCGGTCGAAGGCGAAGGCCACACAGACACCCGGGTACATCGCCGTCCGCACGAACCACCTGTCGCCGAGCCCCAGCCCGGTGAAGACCAGGGTGTACGCCCCACCGCCCGGCGCGACACAGGTCAGCGCGACCCAGCGGGCGGTGCTGCCGTTGGCCGCCTGCTCACCGTCGGCGTCCATGGTGAACGCGGTCGGCTCACCGTCGGCGACCGCCCGCCAGAAGAAGCCACCGTAACCGGCCCCGCCGGGTCGGCCGTTGGTGGCCGGGCTGCCCAGGTGGACGTCCCGCGTCGCCGGGGCGGTGAGGGTGTAGTCGACGTCGAGTGCCCAGGCGTCCGCCGTCACCGGGGTCGCGGCGAGCCGGCGGTGCTCGGTGAGCAGCACCCCGCCGGCGCGGTCGCGCCACTGCAACACGTGCGCCAACCGGTCCCGGGTGCGCTCGCGCCACTGCGTGTGCGCGATCATCCCGTGGTCGTCGCGCCAGGTGTAACCGGTGCCCCGCACGTACGTCCGGCCACCCCACAGGTTGGTGCCGTCGACGTCCTGCACGGCAAGCGACGCCCCGAGGTGCCAGACGTGGTCGGCGGGGAGCGCGTCGGTGACCGGGGTGCCGGCAAGCGTCCGGACCGGGTGCAGGTAGGGCCGGGGGCCGTGCTTGGGGGCCAGCTCGGGACGGACCACGTACCGGGCCACCTCGACGTCGCCGACGTGCAGTGCGGGGTCGTCGTCGCCCGGCCCGGCGGGGCCGGACTCGACCGGCTGCGGACCGGGCCCGGCCGGCTGGGGGACCGACCCGATCGGATCCGGGTCGACGTGGTGCGGGTCGGGGTCGGTGCGGGTCGGGGTGGGGTGGGGGTGACCGGTCACGGTGCCTCCGTCCGGGCGGTGGGCCGGCGGGCGGCGACGGCGTGCAGGGCCGCCAACGCGTAGCCGGCCAGGATCGGCACCGCCACCGGGGTGACAAGTATCCCCAACAGCGTGGCCACCGCGCACACCCCGCCGGCCGCCGCCCAGGTGCCCGGCCGGGCCAGGGCGGTCCCGGCGGCGGCGCGGGCCGCGTCCCGCCAACCCTGCCCGCCGGTCCGTCCGATCGCGACCACGGTCAGCCCGGCGTACCCGGCCAGGGCGGCGGTGACCACGACGGTGCCGGCCAGCGCGAGCCCGCCACCGGGCACCCGGCCGGTGGCCAGCGCGACCAGGTCGACGCCGAGCGCGACGGCGACGGCCACCCCGACGACGCCGGCGACCAGGCCGGCCGGCAGCGCCCGACCGAACCGGGCCAGCGTGGTGCGCAGGTCCGGCCAGCCGCCGAGGGTCAGCCGATCGTGCACGGCGGCGCTGGCGGTGGCCAGGGCCGGCGCGAGGGTGAGCACCGGCAGCGCGGCCAGGCTCAGCGCGAACCCGAGCAGCGCCAGGTCGGTGGCGTCGCGCAGGGTGTCCCGCCAGTCCCGGCGGGTCGGCTCGGCGGCCGGCTCCGCCAGTGGGGCGGCGGTCATCCCTTCAACCCGCTGGTGTTGATCCCCTCGACCAGCATCCGCTGGAAGGCCAGGAAGAACAGGAAGACCGGCAGCAGGGACAGCACCGACATGGCGAACATCGGGCCGACCGCGCTCTGACTGGTGGAGTCGATGAACAGGGTCAGCGCGACAGGCACCGTGTAGTCGTCCAGGCTGGACAGGAAGACCAGTTGCCGGAAGAAGTCGTTCCAGGTCCAGATGAACGAGAAGATCGCGGTGGTGACCAGCGCCGGCCGGCTCAGCGGCAGGATGACGTGCCGGAAGATGCCGTACGGGCTGGCGCCGTCGATCTTGGCGGCCTCGTCCAGCTCGCGCGGGATGCCCCGCATGAACTGCACCATCAGGAACACGAAGAACGCCTCGGTGGCCAGGAACTGCGGGATGAGCAGCGGCAGGTAGGGCCACTCCCCGCCGACCAGGCCGAGGCTGCGGAAGAGGATGTACTGCGGCACGATCAGCACGTGGCCGGGGAGCAGCAGGGTGCCGATCATCACGGCGAACCAGATCCCCCGCAGCCGGAACCGCAACCTGGCGAAGGCGTACGCGGCGAGCAGGCAGGAGACCGCGTTGCCGGCCACGGTCAGCAGGCTGACCATGGCGCTGTTGAGGAAGAACGTGCCGAAGCTGAGGTCGAAGTTGCCCCAGCCGGCGGTGTAGTTGCCCGGGGTGAACGTCTCGGGCAGCAGGCCGATGTTGTTGACGATCTCTTCCTGCGACTTGACCGAGGTGCCCAGCATCCACAGCAGCGGATAGAGCACCACCGCCACGATCGCGATCAGGATCAGCAACCGCACCGCCTGCCGGCCACCAGGCCGGCGGCGGCCGGTGCGACGCGTCGTCGAGGTCACCGCCACCATCACTTCTCCCCGTCGGAGTAGTGCACCCAGAACCGCCCGGTGCTGAAGAAGATCGCGGTGATCAGGCCGATCGCGATCAGGAACACCCAGGCCATCGCGGAGGCGTAGCCCATCTCCAGGTCGGTGAAGCCGGAGATGTAGAGCTTCAGGGTGTACATCAGGGTCGAGTCGACCGGTCCGCCGGTGCCGTTGCTGAGCACGAAGGCGGCGGTGAAGCCCTGGAAACCGTTGATGGTCTCCAGCACCAGGTTGAAGAAGATGACCGGGGAGAGCATCGGCAGGGTGACGTGCCAGAACTGCGACCACCGGCTGGCGCCGTCGACGGAAGCGGCCTCGTACAGCTCGGTGGGCACCTGCTTCAAGCCGGCCAGGAAGATCACCATGGGCGCGCCGAACTGCCAGATGGCCAGCACCATCAGGGTCTGCAGGGCCCAGTCCGGGTCGCTGACCCAGGGCAGCCCCTCGATGCCGAACAGCGCGAGGAACGAGTTGAACGCGCCGTCCCGGTTGAACATGTTGACCCAGACGATGGCCAGCGCGACGCTGCCGCCGAGCAGCGACGGCAGGTAGAACAGCGCCCGGAACAGCCCCACCCCGCGCCACGCCTTGTTGAGCAGCAACGCCACGCCGAGCGCGGCGGCCAGCTTCAGCGGCACCGCCACCACGGCGAAGGTCAACGTGACCCGGACCGCGTGCCAGTACGACGGGTCGGCGGTGAACATCCGCTCGTAGTTGGCAAGCCCGACCCACCGCACCTCGGACAGCGGGGTGAGGATGTCGTAGTCGGTGAAGCTCAGCCAGAGCGAGAGCAGCATCGGGATCGCCGTGACGCCCATCAGTCCGATGAGCCAGGGCGAGAGGAATACGTAGCCCGCCAGTCCTTCGGCGTGCCGGTCCCGCCCGACCCGACGCCGGTTGGCGTGGGGGCGGGCGGAACCGGAGCGTCCGGTCCGGCCGGGGGCCGTGGTGAGGGCCACGGGGCCGGCTCCTTTCGTCGACCGCGATCGGTCGATCAGGCGATCGCGGACTTGCAGGCGGTGACGAACTGCTCCGCCGCCTGGGCCGGGCTGGCCCGCTTGTACTGGACGTTCTCGGCGGCCTTGACCAGCTCGGACTTGACCTTGCTGTGTCCCTTGATCGGCACCTGCGGCGACTGGCCGAACTTCTGTGCCAACTCGGACTCGACCTGGATGGACTGCTTCATCGCCGGGTCGGTCACCGTCTCGCTGACCGTGGCCCGCAGGTCCATGTTCGACGGCAGGCCCCGGTCGGTGCCGAGCAGCGCCACCGCCTCCGGGTCGTTGGCCAGGAAGCTGATCACGTCGACGGCGGTGTCGCGGTGCTTGCTGCTCTTGAACACCGACCAGTACATCGAGGCCCGCGCCCACTGCGCGCTCGGGTCACCCGGGTACGCCACGACGCCGAGCTCGTCCTTGGTGTTCTTCTTCAGGTCCGGCATCTGGTTGACCCAGACCCAGGAGGTCGCGGCCTTGCCGGTGACCACGAGCTGCTTGGTCACGTCGCTGGCGTTGCCCTCGTGGATCACGTCGGGGGTGGGGGTGGCGCCCCGGTCCCGGGCGCCCTTCCACAGCTCGAACCACTTCGTCACGTCCTCGGCGGTGAAGCCCAGGTCCTTGCCGTCGTAGAGGTCCTTGCCCTGCTGGCGCAGCCAGACCCAGAACGCCTTGTAGTCGGCGCTCGGGTCCTGGGTGCCCGGGATCTTGGTCTTGCGGGCCACCTGCTCGGCCCAGGCGATGTGCTCCTCCCAGCTCTGGCCGGTGGTCGGCTCCGGAAGGCCGTTCTTGGTCAGCAGGGTCTTGTTGTAGACCAGGCCCTGGGTGTTCTCGCCGGAGGCGACCCCGGCCAGCTTGCCGTCGACGACGCCGTACTCCAGCAGGCTCTTGGGGAACTTGGACACGTCGAGCTTGCCGGAGTCCTGGTAGCTCTTGAGGTCGAGCACGGTGCTGCGGCCGGCGTACTCGGCCAGGTAGTTGTCGTCGATCTGGAACAGGTCCGGCGGGTTGCCGCCGGCGGTGAGGGTGGCCAGCTTGTCGAAGTAGCCCTGGTTGGCCTGCCAGGTCTTCTCGAACGTCACGTTCGGGTGCTTCTTGGTGTAGAGGGCGAGGGCGTCCTCGGTGAGCTTGGCCCGCGCCTCACCGCCCCACCAGAAGACCGAGAGCTTGACCTGGCCGCCGTCACCGGCGGAGTCGTCGTCGCCGCAGGCCGCCGCGCCGAACATCAGCGGTACGGCGACGGCGGTGGCGACCAGGCCGCGCAGGAATCGACGGCGCGGTGCGGGGGTACGGTGGTGCGGTTCGGCCGGCGTGCCGGCGGTGGGGGACGTTGCGGGGTGCATCTGCGCTCACTCCTCGGGTTAGGAGGCGACGACGCCACCGGTGGTCACGGTCGGGCCGCCCGGGTCCGCAAGGCGATGCGGGCCCGGGCCATCCGGAACGGAGCCGGGACGGGATCGACCGGGTACGGGTCCGGTCGAGTCGCGAATGACCAGTTCGGTCTGGAGCATTACCTGTGCGGTGGTGCGACGGTCACCGACGGCCGCTGCCCGTCCCCCGCCGCGTGGGCGGGGTTCGGAGTCGTGCTGCAGCAGCATGTCGACGGCCGTCCGGCCGGCGGCCGCGGTCGGCGTGGCCACCGTCGTCAACTTGGGGCGGGTGAGTCGGCTCAGCGCGATGTCGTCGACCCCGACCACGCTGACGTCCCGGGGCACCCGGATCCCGAGGTGGTCGAGCCCCTCGATCAGCCCGATCGCCATCAGGTCGTTGTAGGCGAGTACGGCGGTGACGCCGCTGTCGCGCACCTGTTCGGCAAGCGCGCTGCCGCCGGTCTCGGTGGGCGGGTTCGGCCCGAGCACGGTCAGCTCGGCCCCGCCGGTGCGGGCGGCGGCCCCGGCCGCCCGGCGCATCTGCTGGTTGGTCCAGGAGCCGCGCGGGCCGCCGAGCAGGGCGAGCTGCCGGTGGCCGAGGCCGAGCAGGTGCTCGATCGCGGTGCGGGCCCCCTGGCCGACGTCCATCATCACGCAGGGCAGGCCGGTCACCTGGCGGTTTATCACCACCACCGGGACCTCCCGGCTGACCTGCTCGATCAGGGCGTTGCTCATCCGAGGGCTGCACAGCAGCACCCCGTCGACCTGCTTGGCCAGCGCGTGGACCAGCTCCTCCTCGGCGGCCGGGTCCTCGTTGGTGTCGGCCACGAAGACGTGGTAGTCGCGGTGCCGGGCCTGCCCCTCGGCCGCCTTGATCAGCGGCGGGAAGAACGGGTTGGCGATGTCCGCGATGATCAGGCCGATGTTGTGGGTCCGGCCGGTGATCAGGGCGCGGGCGGCCCGGTTGGGTCGGTAGCCGAGGTCCTCGGCGCAGGCCAGCACCCGGACCCGGGTCTCCGGGTTGACCAGGTGGGGTGCCGAGAAGGTGCGGGACACCGTGGAGATGTGCACGCCCGAGGCCCGCGCGACGTCGCGGATGGTGGCTGGCACGGGCGGCCCTCTCGTCGATGGTGTGGTCGGGGTCACGTGGGTGTCGCCAATTAATGCAAACGGTTGCTCCACTGTCAACGGGGCTTTGTTACGGATCGATTGCGACGACCCTCCCACCATGCCCTCTTAAGCCCACGAAAGGGGATCTATGCCACGGGATTGGCATCGATCGTTGACGTGGTCTTCGCCATCGTGGTTTCTTCACTGCAAACCTTTGCAGCGAGCGGGGAGGATCCCACCCGATGTCACCACCAGCCGCGCACCGCCGACGGCACGCCCTGGTCGGCACCGGGGCGCGGGCCGAGATGTTCGTCCGCGCCCTCGTCACCGACCACGCCGACACCGCAGAACTGGTCGCCTTCGCCGACGTCAACCAGGCCCGGATGGACGCGCACAACAGGTGGCTGACCGAGTTGGGCCACCCGGCCGTGCCGACCTACCGGGCCGGCGACTTCGCCGCCATGCTCGCCAAGGAGCAGGTCGACGTGGTGCTCGTGACAAGCGTCGACGTCACCCACGACGAGTACGTGGTGGCGGCCCTGCGGGCCGGCTGCGACGTGGTCACCGAGAAGCCGATGACCGTCGACGCGGCCCGCTGCCGGCGCATCCTCGACGCGGTCGCCGAGACCGGCCGGCAGGTCACCGTCGCCTTCAACTACCGCTACAACCCGCTGCACGAGCAGGTCCGGCGGCTGCTCGCCGACGGCGCGGTCGGCGAGATCGGCTCGGTGCACTTCGAGTGGCTGCTCGACGTGCGGCACGGCGCGGACTACTTCCGCCGCTGGCACCGGGACAAGGCCAGCTCCGGCGGGCTGATGGTGCACAAGGCCAGCCACCACTTCGACCTGGTCAACTGGTGGCTCGACGCCACCCCGGTCGAGGTGTACGCGGCCGGCCGGCTCTTCTTCTACGGCGACGCGGGCCGGCGGCACGGCTACGCCCGCGACTACGACCGGGCACACGGCTCCCCCGCCGCCGACGACGACCCGTTCGCCCTGCGGATGGCCGACCACCCCCGGCTGCGCGAGCTCTACCTCGACGCCGAGGGCGAGGACGGCTACCACCGCGACCGCAACGTCTTCGCCCCCGGGGTGAGCATCGAGGACGACATGGCGGTGCTGGCCCGCTACTCCACAGGCGCGACGATGACCTACCACCTCACCGCGTACGCCCCCTGGGAGGGCTACCGGGTGATGGTCAACGGCAGCCGGGGCCGGCTAGAACTGGAGGTGACCGAGAGCGACTTCGTCAGCCCGGCCGCCGCCGGGGCGCTCAAGGGCGCCGCCCTGCACGGCGACGAGGCCGCCGTCGAACACGGCGAGGCCACCCTGACCCTGCGCCCGTTCTGGGCCCCGCCCACCCGGATCCCGGTCGAGGGCTACACCCGGCAGGGCCACGGTGGCGCGGACGCCCGGATGACCCGGGTGATCTTCGGCGGTGAGCCGGACCCGCTGGGCCGGGCCGCCACCGCCCACGACGGGGCGCTGGCCCTGCTCACCGGGCTGGCCGCCAACCGCTCCTTCGACACCGGCGACCCGGTCCGGGTAGCCGACCTGCTCACCCTGCCCTGACCGCTGCCCACCCTGCGCCCGCCCCAACCCTGGTCCGTTGCACCCACCCACCTGCCCACCCCGGCCGTTACGGCCCACCCACCCAC harbors:
- a CDS encoding dihydrodipicolinate synthase family protein, which produces MTAVRLPDGSTHRLRGSAGHDRPTGPSTSRVAYAAAHVVADPRAENVPGAPAAVDWEGTLAFRHHLWSYGLGVAEAMDTAQRGAGLDHPATRELIRRSAAEARAVGGRIVAGVATDQLPPGPATLPQVTRAYAEQLADVCAAGARPVLMCSRHLAAAATAPDDYLRVYDELLAAADQPVVLHWLGDMFDPALAGYWGSTDLDEATETVLHLIKGHQGKVDGIKVSLLDAGREVALRRRLPAGVRLYTGDDFHYPELIRGDAQGHSDALLGVFAAIAPAAATALAALDAGDLDRYDAVFAPTLPLARHLFAAPTWFYKTGIVFLAWLAGHQEHFTMLAGQQSGRSPAHLARLLVLADDAGLLPDAELAAARARAYLTVAGVTQ
- a CDS encoding Gfo/Idh/MocA family protein: MTRRSIGIIVNGVTGRMGYRQHLVRSLLALREQGGLALADGTRVWPEPILVGRDETRLRAVAERHGLTDWTTDLAAALARDDAEIYFDAQVTQQREKAIRQAIEAGKHIYTEKPLAESSAAALELVRAADAAGIRTGVVQDKLFLPGLRKLKRLIDGGFFGRILSVRGEFGYWVFEGDWQPAQRPSWNYRTEDGGGIVMDMFPHWQYVLEELFAPVRAVTCVAATHIPQRVDEAGRPYPATADDAAYGIFELDGGVVAALNSSWATRVHRDELVEFQVDGTEGSAVAGLRRCRAQHRAVTPKPVWNPDLPATEDFRAQWTEVPDNEEFDNGFKVQWEAFLRHVVTGTPFAWDFLAGARGVQLAELGLRSAREGRRVEVPELSR
- a CDS encoding LacI family DNA-binding transcriptional regulator; this translates as MATLADVARRAGVSPATASRVINGSSKPVAEELRERVLRAVADLRYVPNAHAQLLARPQRSVVGVVVHDVSDPYFAELTRGLQRVATDHGRLVIICNSYRDPERELEYVEMLRAQQVAAIVLAGSGYHDATFTARLAEKLAAYEATGGRVAVVGRHEHPGDAVMPANTDGGRLLGEELLRQGHTRIGVVAGPQVLTTITDRLDGLRAALADGGHPLPEERIRYADFDRDGGARAAGELLDAVPGLTALVALNDSMAVGALTLLRARDVPVPGRVSVVGFDDMPVAADVTPALTTVRLPLVELGARAMTLALGPAADRSRVEVLPATLVVRDSLGPAPA
- a CDS encoding bifunctional 4-hydroxy-2-oxoglutarate aldolase/2-dehydro-3-deoxy-phosphogluconate aldolase, which produces MTAHDFAPLFGTARVMVILRDLPPTETVRLAERAWDLGIDVVEVPIRTPDATLSLRAAVEAGKDRGRRVGAGTVRTPAQVRQAASAGAAFTVAPGLDLAVADAAVSYGIPHLPGVATPTEAQLALDHGLIWLKAFPAVSLGPQWFKAVAGPLPELRFVATGGIDAGNAADFLAAGVRVVAVGSALSDPRQIDRLAELATTPA
- a CDS encoding sugar kinase; its protein translation is MTADRPSGAESPPGGPVPAGPEVATVGESMVVLSPDPTGPLEAADRLGVSVGGAESNVASALAGLGHRTAWVSRVGDDPFGRRVRRHVGATGVDTSLVTVDPTAPTGVYLKDPAPGGTAVHYYRSGSAASRLDPGVLDDPRLAGVRLLHLSGVTAALSPSCAALVRRAITDRPLPVARVTFDVNHRARLWSAEDAAPVLRGLADAADVVLVGLDEAHTLWGVTDPTAVRDLLPGPDLVVVKDADVGVTALPRSGPTVFVPALRVPVHEPVGAGDAFAAGCLSGLLRGLDLDRCLRLGHLCAAPTLTVAGDTAPPPRRALADRLLALPAPEWAGLDLVDAGLLTTPATGRNG
- a CDS encoding PmoA family protein, with translation MTGHPHPTPTRTDPDPHHVDPDPIGSVPQPAGPGPQPVESGPAGPGDDDPALHVGDVEVARYVVRPELAPKHGPRPYLHPVRTLAGTPVTDALPADHVWHLGASLAVQDVDGTNLWGGRTYVRGTGYTWRDDHGMIAHTQWRERTRDRLAHVLQWRDRAGGVLLTEHRRLAATPVTADAWALDVDYTLTAPATRDVHLGSPATNGRPGGAGYGGFFWRAVADGEPTAFTMDADGEQAANGSTARWVALTCVAPGGGAYTLVFTGLGLGDRWFVRTAMYPGVCVAFAFDRPAVVPAGGRRTGQHRVLVADGVHDRAGVTALLAAAEPG
- a CDS encoding carbohydrate ABC transporter permease, which gives rise to MVAVTSTTRRTGRRRPGGRQAVRLLILIAIVAVVLYPLLWMLGTSVKSQEEIVNNIGLLPETFTPGNYTAGWGNFDLSFGTFFLNSAMVSLLTVAGNAVSCLLAAYAFARLRFRLRGIWFAVMIGTLLLPGHVLIVPQYILFRSLGLVGGEWPYLPLLIPQFLATEAFFVFLMVQFMRGIPRELDEAAKIDGASPYGIFRHVILPLSRPALVTTAIFSFIWTWNDFFRQLVFLSSLDDYTVPVALTLFIDSTSQSAVGPMFAMSVLSLLPVFLFFLAFQRMLVEGINTSGLKG
- a CDS encoding carbohydrate ABC transporter permease, encoding MALTTAPGRTGRSGSARPHANRRRVGRDRHAEGLAGYVFLSPWLIGLMGVTAIPMLLSLWLSFTDYDILTPLSEVRWVGLANYERMFTADPSYWHAVRVTLTFAVVAVPLKLAAALGVALLLNKAWRGVGLFRALFYLPSLLGGSVALAIVWVNMFNRDGAFNSFLALFGIEGLPWVSDPDWALQTLMVLAIWQFGAPMVIFLAGLKQVPTELYEAASVDGASRWSQFWHVTLPMLSPVIFFNLVLETINGFQGFTAAFVLSNGTGGPVDSTLMYTLKLYISGFTDLEMGYASAMAWVFLIAIGLITAIFFSTGRFWVHYSDGEK